The Manis javanica isolate MJ-LG chromosome 6, MJ_LKY, whole genome shotgun sequence genome contains a region encoding:
- the SC5D gene encoding lathosterol oxidase: MDLVLSAADYHFFTPYIYPATWPEDDTFRQTISLLIVTNLGAYILYFFFATLNYYFVFDHSLMKHPQFLKNQVYREITCTIQSLPWMSIPTVSLFLLELKGYSKLYDGIEFPGGWFHLIVSVLSFLFFTDMLIYWIHRGLHHKLVYKRIHKPHHLWKIPTPFASHAFHPVDGFLQSLPYHIYPFIFPLHKGVYLGLYILVNIWTISIHDGDFRVPQILRPFINGSAHHTDHHIFFDYNYGQYFTLWDRIGGSFKNPSSFEGKGPLSYVKKMTEEECNSLAENSCKNEKFLNGEFTKSE, from the exons ATGGATCTTGTACTCAGTGCTGCAGATTATCATTTTTTTACACCATACATATATCCAGCTACGTGGCCAGAGGATGATACCTTCCGACAAACTATTAGTCTCCTGATCGTGACAAATCTTGGTGCTTATatcctgtatttcttctttgcaaCACTGAACTATTATTTTGTCTTTGATCACTCTTTAATGAAACATCCACAATTTTTAAAG AATCAAGTCTATCGAGAGATTACATGTACTATCCAGTCACTGCCATGGATGAGTATTCCTACTGTCTCATTGTTCCTGCTGGAGTTGAAAGGTTACAGCAAATTATATGATGGCATAGAGTTTCCAGGTG GCTGGTTCCACCTCATTGTCAGTGTGCTGTCCTTCCTCTTTTTCACTGACATGCTGATCTACTGGATTCACAGAGGCCTTCATCATAAACTTGTTTATAAG CGCATACACAAACCTCATCATCTCTGGAAGATCCCTACTCCATTTGCAAGTCATGCTTTTCACCCTGTGGATGGCTTCCTTCAGAGCCTGCCTTACCACATATATCCCTTTATCTTTCCATTACACAAGGGAGTTTACTTAGGTTTGTACATCTTGGTCAACATCTGGACAATTTCCATTCATGACGGTGATTTTCGTGTTCCTCAAATCTTACGGCCATTTATTAATGGCTCAGCTCATCACACAGACCACCACATTTTCTTTGACTATAACTATGGGCAGTATTTCACATTGTGGGATAGGATTGGAGGCTCATTCAAAAATCCTTCCTCCTTTGAAGGGAAGGGACCACTTAGTTATGTGAAGAAGATGACAGAAGAAGAATGCAACAGCCTTGCAGAAAACAgttgtaaaaatgaaaagtttctcAATGGAGAGTTTACAAAGAGTGAGTAG